The nucleotide window TTGAGCACTATATTTCATTATGACGTGCCCATCGGCAATATCTGTTATGAGGTTTATGAGAATCTGGCCCAGGATGAGCGAGTGACCAAAGCGGTGCCCCTGGCTCTGGGGGATAATTATGCCAATCACAGAATTATCGGGACCGATCACACTTATTTCATTGATACCGATGAAGACATCAACACTGTGTTGCAGGAAGGGCATTTCTACGAGAAGATCGGCGAAGTTGTTGTCGGGGCCAACCTAGTTAGGGATGGAATTTTGCAAATCGGCGACACTTTCCAGGGGGCCCATGGCATTACCGGCGACGATGACGACCATGACCATAATCTGCTTTATGAAGTTGTCGGTGTTTTGGCGCCACGGCATAGCGCCGATGACCATGCAATCTTTACAATGATAGAAAGTGTTTGGGAAGAGCATCATATCCACGCCACCCATACTCCGTATTATGTGTACAGGGAAGATGGAGATGACGAAGATGAGCCTCATCACGATGAAGATGAAAACCACCACGATGAAGATGGACATCATGGTGAAGATGAGCACCATCACCACGATGAAGATGAGCACCATCATGACGAAGATGAGCATCGCCATGACGACGATGACGAGCACCATCATGACGAAGACGGGCATCATCACCATGACGATGCCCCCGAACTTACAGCGGTTTTGATTACCGGCAAAGACATCGTGGCTCTTTCTTCATTAAAGGCAGAGATTGAAGAAGATTTGCACCATCCGGCACAGGCCGCCTTCGTTGTTGTCGTGCTGAGGCAGCTTCTGAATATCCTGGGGGATGGCGCCACCGTAGCGGAATTTTTGGCCTACATCTCGATAACTATCGCGGCAATCTCAATTCTAATCTCGCTAATGAGCTCCATGACCGAACGCCGTAAAGATGTAGCAGTTATGCGGATGCTGGGTGCTTCCAAGGCGAAAATCCTCACCATCGTTATTTTGGAGGCGGCGGTTATTGCCGGCATCGGTGTTGTAATCGGAACAGCTGGTGGACATCTATTGGCCCATTTTGTTGGTATTCAACTGCAATCGGCAGCTGGGCTTTATGTAGACGCGATGCAATACTGGCCAGGTGAACTGGCCACACTGGCAACTGTTTTGGGCTTGGGTCTACTGTCTGGAATTATTCCAGCACTCTCGGTTTACAAGACCGAGCCGACAAAATTCATTTATAATTAGGAGTGATTAAATGAAACAGAAGCTAGTTATATTCGCTTTATTGGCGCTGCTGTTGACAGCCTGTGCTTCCGGTACTGATTCAGTTGCAACGATTACTTTCCCGGAGCTGTCGGAAAGGGTTGGCGACAGCGATGACTACGATATCTCTGCCAAAGCAGCGGAATTGGACGGCGAGATTGTTGAGATGGTTGGCTATATGTCGCCTTTGAGTCCAATTGATTCCCACTTTTTCTATATGATTCAGGTGCCAGGGGCAGTTTGTCCATTCTGTGACGGTTCGGATGTGGATTTCCTCCAGGTGGTGCAGGTATATGCGCCTGGCGGCAGGACCGTTGACTATGCGACCCACGCTGTCAAGGTTACCGGCGTATTTGAAGTCGGCGAACAAGTAGACGAGGATAATGCCACAAGTATCTTCCGGATCCGGGCAGATAAAATCGAGGAGCATAAATAAGCAAGAATTTGACTTGGCGCAGTCCATGCTGCGCCTTTATTTTTGCAACCTGGAAGATGGCTCGGCGTTGAATCCTTCATCAAGACCGTGTTGCATAAGTTTGGTTTTCACCCAGAGCTTTAAGTTAATACTAATGGCTGCGCCTATTTGGCGTGGCCATTTTTGATTGTAGCAATTGGCGTAACCAAAATGTAAAAATCCTGGAAGTCCCAGAAATAAGGGACTTTGTCGGTCCTTAAAGCAAATTTAATTATACTGTGCTTACAACTACTTGACTTTACAAGCAATTACTTTTACCATATGATTAGTAATACTAAGCATGAGCACTTTGGCCACTGGAGGGTAAAATGGTTGAGATTAGCAGGCAATTGAAAAAAGGTGTCATTGAGACTCTGGTCTTAAAGCTCTTAAGTCAAAATGACATGTATGGATATGAAATTATCCAGGAGCTCGACAAACAGAGCGGAGGGGTTTTTTCCCTTAAAGAAGGGACCCTTTACCCTGTCCTCTACAGGTTGGAAGATAGCAAGTTTATTGAACCTTATTGGCAAGATGTCGGTGGGAAGCGGGGAGTCCCGCGAAAGTACTATCGGGTTACCGAAGCAGGGCTACATGAGTTGGATAGAATCGTCGGCGAGTGGGAAACCCTGAATAATTCGGTGAATAAAATTTTACACGGGGGAAGTTAACATGAGTGAGATGGTAAATTTGTATATTCAGGATGTAATGGCACATTTGATGGTTGATGATGAAATGAAGCGACGGATCGAGAAAGATCTCCAGGCACACATTGCTGAGCTCAGTGAACATGATTCTATTGAACGCGTGTTGGAACGAATGGGGGCACCGGAGGATGTGGCCCGGGAGTTTATGGATTCGATTTATGAGGACAAAAGTGAGGCGATTGAGCTTGTGAAGGAGCGGATGAGGATAGAGGCAGCAGTACAGGGGTATGAATTTAAGTCCAAATCAATGCTGTTTGGCTTGCCCATAATTCACGTTAAGCACAGCGGGCAGGTAAGAAGAGCAGCTGTGGCCAAAGGGATTATTGCCATTGGCGATATCTCCATTGGGGTAATATCAATTGGCGGTATCGCACTGGGCGGAATCAGTATTGGTGGTGTGTCGCTGGGCATACTGGCGCTTGGCGGTCTTGCCCTGGGCGGCCTAGCCCTGGGTGGCTTGGCAGTCGGTCTTGCCGCTTTAGGCGGTGTAGCAATCGGGCAGGTGGCCAAGGGTGGTGTGGCAATTGGCCACTTGGCTGTTGGCGCCAGAGCGATTGGCGAACATACTCTGGAAACAGACAGCGATGTTATCACCCAGGAAACAGTTACAGAGCTGTATAAAGCTGCCTTTCCTCAAATGCAAGATTGGGCGATAAAATTGTTCACCTGGTTTTTCAGGCAATAAAAAATGAAGGCTCAACCGTCATAATTACATGGTTGAGCCTTTGAATTTATAGGATTTAACTGCCAAAATCCAGCCAGCAGGAATGGCCGACGGGGACAAAACCGAGTTTTTGTGCTAGGCCCAGGGATTTCCTGCCTTCCTCGATGTTTACAAATGGAATTTTCCCCTGGGCGCGTTGCTGTTCGATCAGGTTGAGGGTAATTGATAAGGCGTAACCTTTGCCCCGGTGTTCGTCAATTGTGTGTAGAAAGCCCAGGGCCCCGTCTTCATGGATTCCGGCCCAGGATACGGGGTTGCCATTAACATAGATTGCGGCTGTTGGGTGTTGGGCTAGGCAAGTTAGAACATAATGCCTGCCGCGCTCATCTGGATCGCCTTCAAGCCAGTGATGGGCAACAAGTTCCCGGTGCTCAGGGGCAAGGGGGCTAACCGCGTGTTCTGCTTCTGGGAGCGCCACATCGGGATAGAGCACAAACCTTTGGTGGGGGTAGATGCTGGCTTCGCGGTCCCCCTTGATAACCGCTGTCATCCACCCTTCCAGGGATGCGAAGAACAGTTCTTCTTCGCCGAGACTGGCAACTATCTGCTCTAGTTCCCTGTCATCCTGGCAACTGATATAAGTAACTCCACCCTTGGTTCCCACCACCAGGGACTCGCCAAATTGCCGGATTTGGGCATCGGGACGGGCTTCAAGAAAGTTGATGATGGCAATATTTTTGATTGGGTCACGGTTTAGAATGTCCAGGGCCTCCTGGCGGCTAATACTCATTTTCATCTCTCCATTTCAGGTTGAACTACTGCAAATAAAAGTATACAGCAATTATACAATTTGTGCGTATTCTAAATGTGTAAAGCTGACTAGAGGCTGCAAATCTCGCCAGTAGATATGGTAATTAAAGGAGATAGAGGGGTGAGCATAGAAATAAATAGACCACAATTATAAAGTTAGAGACCACGTAAGGAGGGCTTATGGGACAAGAGCAAAATTCTAGCAAAGAGAAAAATCGTGGTCTGCCTTGGCAATTACTCATCGCTCTGCCGGTGGGCGCCATCGCGGGCTTTTATCTGGCCAGTAGATTATCATTTACAGATTTTTTATGGACAGCACTCTTTATCTTCATCGGTTTGTTTGTGAACATAAACATCCATGAAATCGGACACTTTTTGTTTGGACGACTCTCCGGCTACCAGCTAATTTCCTATCGGATCAGCATTTTCGCCTGGAACAAAGAAAACCAACGGATGAAGTTTTCAATCATGAAGAGCAAGGGGTATGGTGGACTTTGCGCCATGATGCCGCCGGAAAAGGAGCTATCGAATTTACAACACGGACTTTTCTATGCCGGTGGATTAATCATGAACTTCCTGACAGGTGGTTTGCTGGTGCTGGCGTCGCTAACGGTCTGGGCCGAATTTTCGCTACTAGCCAATTTCACGCTTACCACCGGCATCGTCGCCATACTCCTGGCGACGTTAAACTTCATGCCATTCGTTTCTGAAAACAATCCCACAGACGGTAAAATAATTTGGAGCCTAATCTTAAAGAAGCCCTTCGCCCGTAAACTGATGGAAATTAACAAAGCAGGCGCCCAGCTTGCGGCGGGTGTACGGCCCCGGGATTTGCAGTTTACCAGGGAAGAGTTGCCAGAGAGCCCTTTGGTTGTGGACTTGATGGCGGTGTTATACGCATATTTTATTGCCCTGGATGCCGACAATCGCGATGATGTTTTGTTTTATGCGGGAATTTTAGAGGACAATATTCATCTGTTTCCGGCACCGATGCTTCCCGGCATCTATTACGAGTTATGCTTCACAGGTTGCGTGTTTAACAACCATTCAATGGCCCGTAGATACCACAGGAAAGCAGGCAAAATCCTGCAGGCGGACAAGGACGTCAATGGGTTGCGGGTGAAGGCCTATTATGAGTTCTATGTAAGTCAAAACCCGGAGGCGGCCATGGGGTATGTGGAAGCTGCCCTGGCTGTGGCCGATAAATTCCCCATCAAGGGGCAGGCGAAAATGGAAGCAGATTTGGTCAGGGAACTGCAGAAGCACATCATTTCTGCTCCTCCTGCACCTGCCGGAAGGTAATGCACTTTACGACACCTGGGGACGGTTCCAGGTGTCGTTAGTTTTAAATAATGATTCGGGAGGAATTCCGATAAAACCGCAATTGTGGAACAAACAGCAAGCCATCAACTTGCTATAATGAATCTGCCGGCAAACAGAAAGGAAAGGTGGTCTATGAATTACAGCGCTGATATAAAGAAAGTTGTTGAATATATCGAGAGCAATCTCAAGGCAGAGCTTTCTCCTGCCAATATAGCTGAACAGGCAGGATACTCAGTGTATCACTTCTGTCGGGTGTTTCAGGCCTGTATGGAAATGCCGATCATGGAATATGTCCGCCGACGGCGCCTATCCCGGGCTGCCATGGAGTTGTTTGCAGGCGGACGCATCCTTGACATCGCCCTTGATTACGGTTTCGAGACACAGAGCGGCTTTGCAAAGGCGTTTCGCAGGGAATTTGGCTACACCCCGACTCAATATGTCGCCCGGCTACGCGCCCTGCGGGGTGGCCCGGACGACCAAAATACAGATAAAAACGGAGGAATATTGATGGACGTCAAGATTATTGAAAAACCCGCCTTCAAGGTGGCGGGCTATGGAATTAAAACAAACATTGCCGAGGGCAAATACACTAAAGACATCGCTGCTTTTTGGGACAGCTTCGATATCGAGGGCTGGGAATGCAAGCTTTATGACCAGCTCCAGCCGCCCAAGCATGGCGAGGTTGGCCTCTCGGTTCCCGACTCCAGGGATGCCAGCTCGCTTACCTATGTTTTGGGAGTGATTGTGGAGAACTTCGATCACGTTACCGAAGATATGGTTACCGTCGAGGTCCCCACAGCAACCTATGCAGTGTTTACCACCCCACCGGTGGACACTTCTAAAGCGGCCGGCCCGGAAGGCATGGACCGGGATTTTCCCCAGGCAATCCGGAAGACTTGGAAGTACATCTTTGAGCAGTGGTTCCGTGATTCTGGATACGAGTATGACCAAGGCAAAATGGACTTCGAATATTACGATGAGCGTTGCCATTCCGCCCCGACACAGTCATGGAAATC belongs to Bacillota bacterium and includes:
- a CDS encoding M50 family metallopeptidase: MGQEQNSSKEKNRGLPWQLLIALPVGAIAGFYLASRLSFTDFLWTALFIFIGLFVNINIHEIGHFLFGRLSGYQLISYRISIFAWNKENQRMKFSIMKSKGYGGLCAMMPPEKELSNLQHGLFYAGGLIMNFLTGGLLVLASLTVWAEFSLLANFTLTTGIVAILLATLNFMPFVSENNPTDGKIIWSLILKKPFARKLMEINKAGAQLAAGVRPRDLQFTREELPESPLVVDLMAVLYAYFIALDADNRDDVLFYAGILEDNIHLFPAPMLPGIYYELCFTGCVFNNHSMARRYHRKAGKILQADKDVNGLRVKAYYEFYVSQNPEAAMGYVEAALAVADKFPIKGQAKMEADLVRELQKHIISAPPAPAGR
- a CDS encoding ABC transporter permease; this encodes MGVLRVVFSNLANRKLSSLLTIVSVSVGVVLLIGILIISSALQQGAVAQGGGYDIIVGAKGSESQLVLSTIFHYDVPIGNICYEVYENLAQDERVTKAVPLALGDNYANHRIIGTDHTYFIDTDEDINTVLQEGHFYEKIGEVVVGANLVRDGILQIGDTFQGAHGITGDDDDHDHNLLYEVVGVLAPRHSADDHAIFTMIESVWEEHHIHATHTPYYVYREDGDDEDEPHHDEDENHHDEDGHHGEDEHHHHDEDEHHHDEDEHRHDDDDEHHHDEDGHHHHDDAPELTAVLITGKDIVALSSLKAEIEEDLHHPAQAAFVVVVLRQLLNILGDGATVAEFLAYISITIAAISILISLMSSMTERRKDVAVMRMLGASKAKILTIVILEAAVIAGIGVVIGTAGGHLLAHFVGIQLQSAAGLYVDAMQYWPGELATLATVLGLGLLSGIIPALSVYKTEPTKFIYN
- a CDS encoding PadR family transcriptional regulator → MVEISRQLKKGVIETLVLKLLSQNDMYGYEIIQELDKQSGGVFSLKEGTLYPVLYRLEDSKFIEPYWQDVGGKRGVPRKYYRVTEAGLHELDRIVGEWETLNNSVNKILHGGS